The following are encoded in a window of Megalops cyprinoides isolate fMegCyp1 chromosome 16, fMegCyp1.pri, whole genome shotgun sequence genomic DNA:
- the LOC118790976 gene encoding RNA-binding protein 4.1-like → MVKIFIGNLSQDTTAEELRSLFSQYGKVSECDVLKRYGFVHMDNKTEADEAIRSLHHHVLNGLAMNVELSRGKPKASTKLHVSNINPNCTNQELRSKFEEYGPVVECDIVKDYAFVHMERADDAMEAISGLDNTAFQGKLMSVQLSTSRLRTVPGMGDQTGCYVCGKQGHWSKDCHLSQNGSYGSGGSFTGGFRGSRGFPLGGPGFGRGGSGFPGVRGMSRGPGSDFAGGPAYGPAAGYFGGVPSPVYGPSREYGSEMEQRYNRAAGPYAERVSAFERERCGGVDFYEKFRARPFASGYGEERHLSLPAPSLPSSTTFSREYLPSSTLSSYERRPLPPPTASGSSYYSRDRSPIRRSSQTGEGYSYERSRLSPVSSLSRSSTYDVPRAKDPYAERTRYAY, encoded by the exons ATGGTGAAGATATTCATCGGCAACTTGTCCCAGGACACGACGGCGGAGGAGCTGCGCTCGCTCTTCTCTCAGTACGGCAAAGTCTCAGAGTGCGATGTTTTGAAGAGGTACGGCTTTGTGCACATGGACAACAAGACGGAGGCGGACGAAGCCATCCGCAGCCTGCACCACCACGTCCTGAACGGGCTGGCCATGAACGTGGAGCTGAGCAGGGGAAAACCCAAGGCCTCCACCAAGCTGCATGTGAGCAACATCAACCCAAACTGCACCAACCAGGAGCTGCGCTCCAAGTTCGAGGAGTACGGCCCCGTGGTGGAGTGTGACATCGTTAAGGACTACGCCTTCGTGCACATGGAACGGGCGGATGATGCTATGGAGGCCATCAGTGGGCTGGACAACACAGCCTTCCAAG gCAAACTGATGAGCGTGCAACTGTCCACCAGCCGCCTGCGAACTGTGCCTGGAATGGGAGACCAAACAGGCTGTTACGTCTGTGGGAAACAAGGCCACTGGTCCAAAGACTGCCACCTCAGTCAGAATGGCAGCTATGGTTCTGGGGGCAGCTTCACAGGGGGTTTCCGTGGCAGCAGGGGGTTCCCTCTGGGTGGTCCCGGTTTTGGCAGGGGTGGGTCAGGATTCCCTGGTGTCCGGGGAATGTCAAGGGGGCCGGGGTCTGATTTTGCAGGAGGGCCAGCGTATGGGCCGGCGGCAGGTTACTTTGGAGGGGTGCCTTCTCCAGTCTATGGGCCTTCGAGGGAATACGGCAGCGAGATGGAGCAGCGCTACAATAGAGCGGCGGGCCCCTATGCTGAGAGGGTGTCCGCGTTCGAGCGCGAGCGATGCGGTGGGGTGGACTTCTACGAGAAGTTCCGGGCCCGTCCGTTTGCCTCCGGCTATGGCGAGGAGCGCCACCTCTCCTTGCCGGCCCCTtccctgccctcctccaccACTTTCTCAAGGGAGTACCTGCCCTCCTCCACTCTCAGTTCTTATGAGCGCCGgccccttccccctcccactGCCTCCGGTTCTTCTTACTACTCGCGAGACCGGAGTCCCATACGACGATCGTCACAGACGGGGGAGGGCTACTCGTATGAGCGTTCGCGGCTCTCCCCCGTGTCCTCCCTCTCCAGGAGCTCCACGTACGACGTGCCGCGGGCCAAGGACCCCTACGCCGAGCGAACGCGCTACGCTTACTAA